CACGATTCCCCATTCCCTCGTTTCACTCTCGCAACACTTGACCATCTACACAACATCTGTTACATTCTAAATTACGGCCGTTTCCATAGGCTTCGGCCGCCGACTTCGATGAATTACGACGACCCATACGCATTTGACGAGTCCGAACTGCCCGAACAGGAAAGCGAGGATTACGTCCTCAAACAGTTTGAGTCGGATCCGCCCAAGACGGCCGAAGAACTCCGCCGCGACGAGGCGGTCGCCAAAGAGACTCAACGCTTTGAGGCGGCGTGCACCCGACACAATATGTTTGAGGTGCTGTCCGCCAATGATTGGATCCGGATCGGCAGCCGGCAGGGCAAGGCTCGTCACCTGTTCGGCGATCTATGGTGTGAGAATGAGCTGACGATAATGTTTGCCGACACCGGCGTGGGCAAGAGTTTGCTCGCTATGCAGATCGCCGATTCGATCGTCCGCGGCCGCCGGATCGAGCCATTTGAGATGACCGCCAAGCCGCAGAGAGTTTTGCTGCTCGACTTTGAAATGACGCACCGTCAGCTCTACGACCGTTATTCTACGGCCGACCCCGTCAAGCTCTCCAAGCGAAAGCCGCACGAGTTTCACCGCGACATTCTGCGAGCCGAGATCGACTGGCAAAAGGGTTTGCCCGACGGTTATCGCACGTACGCCGATTTCGTCCTCGGCTCGATCCAGCAGAGCCTGACCGAGTACGAGGTCCGCGTTTTGATCGTGGACAATATCTCCTGGCTCGTCGCCGGCGGTTTTGCCGCCGATGCCGCCGCTCGCCTGATGAAGGGCCTCAAACTGCTCAAAACCGAACTCGGTGTCTCGATCCTCGTGCTCGCCCACTCCATCAAACGCCCTGATACCCTGCCGATCACGATCGACGCCCTCGCCGGCTCTAAATCGATCGTCAATTTCGCCGACAACGTCTTTGCCATCGGCCGCAACATCTACCAGCCCGAGATCCGCTACCTCAAGCAACTCAAACAGCGAAATTCGGTGATCCGCCACGACACCACAAATGTCGCCGCCTTTCGGATAATTACCGATGAGTCATTTCCCCGCTTTCGCTTTATCGAATGCACCCACGAAGCATTTCACCTCCGCCGCGGCTACGACACGCTCCTTGATCGCGAACCCATCCGCGTAACCCCGGCCCGCCGCGTCGAATCCGTCCGCCGATTCAGCTCCGCCGGCCTCTCCTATCGCCAGATCGCCGACCGCCTAAACATCTCAAAATCCACCGTCGCCCGCATCCTAAAATCCGACAAACCGTAGCCCCCGCCATCCCCGTCGCTGCCGCGTCGCCTCATTGTAGCCGTGGGTAAAAACCCACGGACCGGTGAAAATCCACGGGCGCATCCCCGTCGCATCGCGACGCCTCATTGTAGCCGTGGGTAAAAACCCACGGACCGGTGAAAATCCACGGGCGCATCCCCGTCGCATCGCGACGCCTCATTGTAGCCGTGGGTAAAAACCCACGGACCAGCGATAACCCCCGAAACGCCGAAAACCCCGGAATGTTTCGCGCATCCGCGTCGTATCGCGACGCCTCATTGTAGCCGTGGGTAAAAACCCACGGACCGGTAAAAACCCACGGACCGGCGACAACCCACGGAGCCGTTCGCCAAATCCATCTCGGCGCGTAGCGACGGATGAATCAATCAAATAAATATTTGTCGTCGTAATCTATACCGTGATTCTCCAATAATCGAACATATTCTTCTTCAAAACTTCGTGTCGAATGATGATCCCGCTGCCGCACAATGTAATCGACCACATCCGGCACCGCCGATCTTGAAACCGAAAACACCCCATAACCATCTTGCCATCCAAAATCCGACATTCCTTCAAATTCACGGCGAATTCCGTACGAGGAATCGCCCTTAACGTCTTTGCTACCTGACTCGGTGACAGAGTCGTTGGGACACTCAACAAGGCGTGAATATGATTTTCGATGCCGCCAATTTGAATTGGCGTAATACCGTGGTGCCGTGCGACTCCTGCAATGTATGCCCAGACACGCTCTTCGATCTCGCGGTGAATTAGATCTGTGCGGTTTTTGGTGCTAAAAACGAGGTGCAAATAAACCTGCGAATATGTGTTTGCCATTTCTCAATCGTCGCTGCCGCGACGCAATCATTTTACAATACCTTTTCCGTGGGTTCTTACCCACGGCTACGATCATTTCGTCGCTCCGCGACCCAAAGACACCGCCAATGTCAGTACCACCTGCCGTAGCGGGTGGGGCTTTTCTGCGTTATCCATACACCATCGCGCCACCATTCCCATCCCGTAGCGTAGGGACGATCGCGACTGGCTTCTGACTCTACCCACACTCTTCACTTTTCATTCGCCGCTTTCAATTCTAAACTCGACCCGTGCCCTACACCCGCGACAAACGATAACCAACACCCAACAGCCAAACCGTCTGGCGCGTGATGAGCACCAACCACCTGTCAGAACCGGAAGCCATAGCGACTGGGTTCCTACCGCTTTTCATTGTCGGATAATCTGTTTCCAAAACCGGCATTATACTGATTGTTCCACCCACACAGAACCACACTCCCGCTTTCTAAAAATAGTCGATTTTGGACTATTCAAAATTGACCTTTAATTTGTTTCATAGATGAAATTTCATGGAAAAATCTATCTATTCGCACGATTATTCGATTTTTCTCGACCAATTGCGTAGATTGCGTGCTTCTAAATCACTTACACAGGTTCAAATTGCCGAGCGATTGAATCAGACCCAGTCTTTCGTAAGCAAGGTGGAGCGTGGTGAGCGCCGCCTCGATGTAGTCGAGCTCCGTGCATTTTGCAGAGCATTGGGAATCGATTTTGCTGCCTTTTTAACCGAACTCGAGTCAAGGCTTGAGGGTTCGACAAATGGGGGCGGCAAGATATGAAACCGTTGACTGTGATTGATGTCTTTTGCGGAGGTGGTGGTTTCTCTGAAGGTTTTCGTCAACAAGGATTTGAGATAGAACTCGGAATCGATCGGTGGCAACCCGCAATTGATACGTTCAACCATAATTTTAGATTGGATTGTAAAGCTCGCAATGTTCTCGAATTTTTAGAATCGGTCGATGCAATCGAAGGGCTACCCGATACTGACGTAATTTTGGGAAGCCCGCCGTGCGTAAGTTTTTCATCTTCCAACATCTCTGGAAAAGCAGACAAAAGCGTTGGTATCACTCTTACTCAAACTTTCTTGCGAATCGTCGCGGTTAAGAAATGGAAGAAAGGTTCAAAGCTCCAAGCTTGGTTGATGGAGAATGTGCCGAGATCTGTAAAACACCTTGCGAGCGAGTACACCTTTGAGGATCTTGGCCTAGGGGATTGGGCCATTGAAAACAAAATCGGACCTTCGAAGGTAGCAATACGTCTGTCGGGAAACCATGAAATAGTAAATTCCGCAGATTATGGGAGTGCTCAAGCCCGCAAAAGAGTCATTTCAGGCGAACTTATTGCCCGAAAATCTTTAGTCGTGCCCGAACCGACCCATAGCGAGACGGCATCAAACGGCAAGAAAATCTGGCGTACGCTCGTGGAAATTAAGAATGGATTACCCGATCCGTCTTCGTCGAGAAAGCGATTTGAAACTACAGACCCGAACTATACAAATCTCAAATTATTTAGTGACGAGTTGACAGACCATTTCTACGATACAGGGTTGTATGAGTGCGAATGGAATCTATCAAGATATTGGAAAACCAATCATCCGTTTATGGGGAAAATGTCTTTTCCTGAAAATGAGGATAAGCCTAGCCGAACCGTTACGGCTACCAAGATTGGTTCGTCGAGAGAAGCATTAATTTATAAATCGGCATTAGCTCGGGAAGGGAATGGCGAATATAGAACACCAACTGTTCGAGAGGCCGCTTGTCTTATGGGCTTTCCCATTACATACCAATTTAAGGGGAGCGAAGGAACTAAATGGAGGCTGGTTGGGAATGCAGTTTGTCCATCTGTTAGTCGTGCCTTCGCTGCGCAGATATTGATCGAGCTTGGAGAGGAAAGCCCAGCGAAACCTTTACTAAGCGAGGCGGTAAACACAGAAAATGTATGTAACTTGAATACGTTTACCGAAAAAATATTCAACAATCCGCCCAAGAAAAATAAAGGTTCTCGTTTTAGGCGGCATCCCTTTAAGGACGGCAATATGACGGTCACGCTTTCAAATTATGATATTGCAGAAAAGACTTTAACTATGGGTCACTGGTTAACGTCGGTTCAATACGGTACCGGCAACGGCTTCCCGAATCACGTATGCTCCGATGACACCTATCTTCGTTTGGAACCGCAAATTGCAAGATTTGAGAAGGGCTTCGAGTTTCTCACACTTATTAACAACGGTTTTTTGGAGAAGATTGGGAACTCTAATCAACTACAAATCTTGCATGAACTTCAAAACGCTAATGGTGCACTATTGAATCCGAGTCAACTAGTTGATGAAGTGGGTCGAATCATTGATGAGCTTGACCTTGATAATCAGATTTTCGAGGACGAGGATCAAATTATATTCAAAAACAAGAAGAAGATTCCAACTAAACAGCTTTTCGCCTTATATGCGATAAGCCGGATTGCCGCTAAAGCAAATAGAAATGAATAAGGAAACCCGAACACAAAAAATCGCTGAAATTATGTTAAGAGATGCATACGGAAAACAAGATATTCTGTGGCATGACCGACTCGAGCAAATGAGTGTCTTTGAAATTCCGTTAGAGTATTTGGTTTACAACAAATTTAACGGCCGTATTTTGAGCCGGACGAAGACGCTCGAAAAGCAGGGCCGAAATGTGAATCCGGAGACCAAGGAAGGAAAATTCGTTATTGAAGAACTACTATGGCGATCGAAAGTGTCAAAGAACGAAATTACAAAAAAGGACATTTCAATAAAAGGGCAGCTAAAAATAGGCATAGTTACCCGCGATGGAATTGTAATCGATGGTAATCGGAGGTTGATGCTTCTTAACAAGCTCCAACCCAAATACCGTTTCTTTAAGGCGGTCGTATTGCCGGTAGCTCTGGAGGATGATCCGATTGAGGTCGAGAAACTCGAAACGACCTATCAGATGGGCGAAGATGAAAAGCAAGGTTACAACCCGATCGAGAAATACCTTAAAGCGAAACAAATCTACAATAAACTAATCGCCGAAAACGCGCCCGAGAATGCTATTGGGCAAATTGCTAATTGGATGGGGGAAGAAAAGTCTGAAATCCAGCATTACCTTGACGTGATGGACGTTATTGATGAGTATTTGCAGTATTTGGAGTACGACGGCATTTACGCAATGGCGGATACGCCGAATGATGGAAAGGAGGATCTTTTTCTTTATCTAAAGAAATGGCTAAAAACATTTGGCGATGGAAAAGAATCGACTAAGGCGTTTGACGGCTATGAGCAGCTAGACGTCGATGATCTTAAAAACATCTGTTTCGATTTTGTACGCGCGAAAATTGGAAAGTCATACGACGGAAAATCATTTCGACATATCGCCGACGGACAAAGGAAGAATCACTTTTTCGGTGATGCAAAGATTTGGAAGGATTTTGCAGATACACACTTTTCAATCGTTTCACCAGCTGTCAAAAAAATCAATTCAGAATATCCAATTGACTATAATTCAGAGAATATTGAAGCATCCCTTTCAAACAGGGATGCTAAATTTCGGGATGAAGTATTGGAAGGTATAGCGCACAACCTAGAGGAACATCAAACCGATCTCGGATACCTAAGAGCAGCGGATAAGCCACTCGAACTCGTCACAAGTGCTCGTAAAGCAATCGATTCAATCCAACAAGGACACAAGAATTTCTCCCAACCAGAAGTTCTAGAACGCGTGGAGGATTTAATCCAAACACTAACGGGAATGCTTATCAAGAAATCCCCAGAAGAAACTCTGTCGTTGGTACTAAGCTTGCTTCAAGGAATTGACTTAGATTCGGCACGATTTGACGAAGAAATTATGCTTGCGAATATTAAGAATGTGTCGAAGGCTGCGTATCAGATGGAAAAGCGTATAAAGGCTAGCTAATGAGTCAAACCATTCAAATTCAGACGGAGACTAACATTGGATGGTTTCGCTTGACGGGAAACGTCCTCGAGCTTCTAGATAATCCACGGATTATGTTTGCCCTTCGACGAATGAAGTTTGAAACGGACGAAAACGCGGTTTTGGTTCCATATGAAGAGAAGACTAAGATACAAACACTTCAAGAACTTCAGCGACTTCTGGAAAGATTCTCGTTTGGCTCGACACTATCGGCGGGGACACGCGACGATGTCTCAAGTTTTGAACGTGAAGAAAGTACATTTAGGGAATTCTCAGAAAGAGCAAGGTCTATTAGAAACGATCAGTTTCAAATTGTCCCCGATCTTGTTTCGTACTTTGATGATTTTCAAAAAGTAGTTAAGAACACATTAGTCCGTCCGTTGTACCCTCGTCAGCTGTTGTCAGCTTTTCACATGGCTTTCTCACAGAATGCATGTAATTTTGCTGTACCTGGTGCCGGAAAAACATCAATTGTTTATGGAGCCTATTCCTATCTTCGAGGGCTTCCTGAAACGGATCCAAAGCATGTAAACAAGCTAATGGTACTTGGCCCCTTATCTTCATTTGCTCCATGGGAAAATGAATACAAAGATTGTTTTGGAAAGGAGATAATCTCGCAACGTTTGTCCGGTGAGGCATCTGTTAGTCGCGAACAGAAGGAACAGCACCTATTTTCGACCAACCCAGCCGAACTAACACTGATTTTTCACGGTGGGGTGGTTAGCCTTCAAAACGAGATAATCTCATTTTTGAACCGGAATAAGACCATGGTCGTCATTGATGAAGCTCATCGTATCAAAAACCCAGACGGAGTTTGGGGACGGAGTGCAATTGAGATAGCAAAGGCAGCTAGGTCCCGAATTATATTAACCGGAACGCCAGTACCTAATGGCTACGAAGACCTTTTTAATCTGTTTCAATTTTTGTATCCATATCGATACAAAAGCATTCTGAAAGCCCACTATGGGAATTTGGTTGAAATGACAAAAAGTGCGTCATATGAAAGCGACAGTGTAAAGAACTTTATTGAAAATATTTCACCGTATTTTATTAGAATAAAAAAGAGCGATCTGAAACTGCCGCGGTACTTCGAACATTCAATCGACGTAGTCATGAATCCTATACAGCGTGAGATTTATGATTTCATAGAAACAAAATCTATTCGATTGTTCGAAACCAATAGCACGGCCACGGTAAAGGACTTGCTTAACAGGGCAAAGCTAATCCGACTAAGACAGGCGGCATCAAATCCGTCTTTGTTATTGAAGCCACTCGCAGAAACCTTGTATGAGAACGATTATGAATTCAACGGTACTTTGGGTGAAAATTTGCCGGATGAATTACAGAATGACTCTCAGATTCTTTCAAAACTCTATACTTATCAAAAGAACGAAACTCCGCAGAAGTTTACTGTGGTCAAGGAGCTTCTTGATCAAATACTTTCTAAAAAAGGCGGCAAAGCTATTGTTTGGACCATTTTCGTGCAAAATGCAAAGCAACTACAGTTGTACCTCTTGAATAACGAGATCGTTTCCAAACTCCTTATTGGAGAGGTGGATCAACCTAGCCGTGAACTGATTGTCGAGGAATTTAATAATCCTACAAATACCGACTTTCGAGTTGTAATTGCCAACCCCTTTGCGGTCTCTGAATCAATTTCGCTACATATGGGTTGCCATAATGCAATTTACTTGGAGCGCGATTACAATTGTGCGAATTTCCTTCAGTCTAGAGATCGTATTCACAGATATGGATTACCCCCTAATCAAGAAACCCATTATTACTATTTAATTTCAAGTAATTCGATTGACGGAGTAATAGATGACAAGTTAAAGCGGAAAGTTCAGCGTATGGAGAGAATCATTGACGAGGAAATACCACTTTTCAGCCGACTTGATGATTCTGACGAGACGGATCTCATAATGGCACTCATTAACGACTATGCTCGACGTTCTTAGTCGCTACGAGAATCTAGGCACGCCCCAATTCTTTAGCGAATTATTCAACCAACTTAATGCAGTAAGTCGCGGCTGGACTTCCAATCACGTTCAGGAGCACTTTTTCAACCGAATTATAGACGGCAATCACGTTTTTGACGGCTGCTTGCCCCTAGCTGAGTCGATCGGTGCCGTTGTGGTCAGTAACGACGGGTTTATCACGCTTCATCCTTCACTTGTGCCGGCCCTTGTAAGCGAGAGTTATCTAAAAAATAAATTTCTTGAAATGGTTCTTATTTCGGCAAAGAAGGACGATTTATTCCATCAGATATTTTGTTCCGACTACATTTCGTATGACATTATTTACCGTCTGATACAAATCGACGTTGGTGCATTTCGATTTCGTTATGCCAATTTTCGACAGTTACTTTTGACGTTCGATTTTCTATTTCCTCATCCTGATTCGAATATTAGAAAATACATAGTTAACTCGAAATACAAAAAGCTTTTCGATCGAGAGCTAATGCCCGAAATCAAGAAAAGAAAACTCGGAATTGATGAACTTGAAAAATTACTTGAGCAAAACCATATTCACGGCGAGGAAGCTGAGATATTTGTTGAAGAATATGAAAGGAAACGTCTCGTCACGCACCCAGATCTACGAAAGATCGAGAGAATATCGATGTATGATACAGGCGCCGGATACGACATAGTGTCATTTGACGATTTAGATTCTCACGAGACGAACCGATTCATCGAAGTAAAGTCATTTTCCGGCGTCCCGAATTTTTTTTGGTCCCGTAATGAATTGGATGCCGCCCGGGTCAAGAAAGGGTCATATTTTCTCTATCTAGTTGACCGAGACAAAATGATAAATCCCAACTACCACCCAATCATAATTTCTGATCCATGCCACCGTGTAATCAATGACGACAAAACTTGGACTAAACGCATTGAAAAATACTTCATTAACTTAAACACGTCCTTTGAATCGTTGAACAATTCTTTCGAGTTGGGTGTCTGTAGTAATGAATCGATAGATGGGCAATGAAACCGTTAGTGTTTGACCATGCCGATGTAGGTGCGGTGAAAGCCGGTTTGAAACGAAAGTTG
This is a stretch of genomic DNA from Chloracidobacterium sp.. It encodes these proteins:
- a CDS encoding AAA family ATPase, whose amino-acid sequence is MNYDDPYAFDESELPEQESEDYVLKQFESDPPKTAEELRRDEAVAKETQRFEAACTRHNMFEVLSANDWIRIGSRQGKARHLFGDLWCENELTIMFADTGVGKSLLAMQIADSIVRGRRIEPFEMTAKPQRVLLLDFEMTHRQLYDRYSTADPVKLSKRKPHEFHRDILRAEIDWQKGLPDGYRTYADFVLGSIQQSLTEYEVRVLIVDNISWLVAGGFAADAAARLMKGLKLLKTELGVSILVLAHSIKRPDTLPITIDALAGSKSIVNFADNVFAIGRNIYQPEIRYLKQLKQRNSVIRHDTTNVAAFRIITDESFPRFRFIECTHEAFHLRRGYDTLLDREPIRVTPARRVESVRRFSSAGLSYRQIADRLNISKSTVARILKSDKP
- a CDS encoding transposase — protein: MGIHCRSRTAPRYYANSNWRHRKSYSRLVECPNDSVTESGSKDVKGDSSYGIRREFEGMSDFGWQDGYGVFSVSRSAVPDVVDYIVRQRDHHSTRSFEEEYVRLLENHGIDYDDKYLFD
- a CDS encoding helix-turn-helix transcriptional regulator; this translates as MEKSIYSHDYSIFLDQLRRLRASKSLTQVQIAERLNQTQSFVSKVERGERRLDVVELRAFCRALGIDFAAFLTELESRLEGSTNGGGKI
- a CDS encoding DNA cytosine methyltransferase, producing the protein MKPLTVIDVFCGGGGFSEGFRQQGFEIELGIDRWQPAIDTFNHNFRLDCKARNVLEFLESVDAIEGLPDTDVILGSPPCVSFSSSNISGKADKSVGITLTQTFLRIVAVKKWKKGSKLQAWLMENVPRSVKHLASEYTFEDLGLGDWAIENKIGPSKVAIRLSGNHEIVNSADYGSAQARKRVISGELIARKSLVVPEPTHSETASNGKKIWRTLVEIKNGLPDPSSSRKRFETTDPNYTNLKLFSDELTDHFYDTGLYECEWNLSRYWKTNHPFMGKMSFPENEDKPSRTVTATKIGSSREALIYKSALAREGNGEYRTPTVREAACLMGFPITYQFKGSEGTKWRLVGNAVCPSVSRAFAAQILIELGEESPAKPLLSEAVNTENVCNLNTFTEKIFNNPPKKNKGSRFRRHPFKDGNMTVTLSNYDIAEKTLTMGHWLTSVQYGTGNGFPNHVCSDDTYLRLEPQIARFEKGFEFLTLINNGFLEKIGNSNQLQILHELQNANGALLNPSQLVDEVGRIIDELDLDNQIFEDEDQIIFKNKKKIPTKQLFALYAISRIAAKANRNE
- a CDS encoding DEAD/DEAH box helicase, translated to MSQTIQIQTETNIGWFRLTGNVLELLDNPRIMFALRRMKFETDENAVLVPYEEKTKIQTLQELQRLLERFSFGSTLSAGTRDDVSSFEREESTFREFSERARSIRNDQFQIVPDLVSYFDDFQKVVKNTLVRPLYPRQLLSAFHMAFSQNACNFAVPGAGKTSIVYGAYSYLRGLPETDPKHVNKLMVLGPLSSFAPWENEYKDCFGKEIISQRLSGEASVSREQKEQHLFSTNPAELTLIFHGGVVSLQNEIISFLNRNKTMVVIDEAHRIKNPDGVWGRSAIEIAKAARSRIILTGTPVPNGYEDLFNLFQFLYPYRYKSILKAHYGNLVEMTKSASYESDSVKNFIENISPYFIRIKKSDLKLPRYFEHSIDVVMNPIQREIYDFIETKSIRLFETNSTATVKDLLNRAKLIRLRQAASNPSLLLKPLAETLYENDYEFNGTLGENLPDELQNDSQILSKLYTYQKNETPQKFTVVKELLDQILSKKGGKAIVWTIFVQNAKQLQLYLLNNEIVSKLLIGEVDQPSRELIVEEFNNPTNTDFRVVIANPFAVSESISLHMGCHNAIYLERDYNCANFLQSRDRIHRYGLPPNQETHYYYLISSNSIDGVIDDKLKRKVQRMERIIDEEIPLFSRLDDSDETDLIMALINDYARRS
- a CDS encoding DUF3883 domain-containing protein, producing MPEIKKRKLGIDELEKLLEQNHIHGEEAEIFVEEYERKRLVTHPDLRKIERISMYDTGAGYDIVSFDDLDSHETNRFIEVKSFSGVPNFFWSRNELDAARVKKGSYFLYLVDRDKMINPNYHPIIISDPCHRVINDDKTWTKRIEKYFINLNTSFESLNNSFELGVCSNESIDGQ